TGCGGAGGATGTTGAACCCGCGCTCGTCGACCTCGCCGCGCGAGCGAGTGATGAAGCCGATCGCCCGCAGTCCGGCCTCGACCGCGCCGCCCTCGGCCAGGCTGGCGCGCAGCCTTTCGACTTCCCGTGCGACGTACTCCCGATGCTCGGGCGTCACCCCCGGATGGGGTCGGGGGGCGGCGCCGTCATCGGCGTTCAGCCCGGCGAGCGCCTGGATCCAGGGCGAGCCGTAGATCGCCTCGAAGGTCTTCTCGCAGGCGTCGTCGCGGATCATGCGCCACTGGTCGAGCGATCTCGCGACGGTCTCCGAGAACATCTCCTGCAGCTGCAGAAACGGATTGGCGGCGCTCGCCGGCGCGCGGTTCTCGCGCACTTTGTCGGCGCCCTTGGCGATCGGACCCGACAGCGGACTGGCGTCAGACATCAGCTCGTAGGACAGGCGCAACGGATGCAGCCGCTGCAGCGACTCCGCCCAGTGGGGGGTGACGGCTGCGCGCACCAGCGGCTGGAGGAACGTTCGGTACAGGCCCAGGTTCATCTCGGAGATGCGGGCCGCCGCCGCGAATCGCCGGTCCGACTCCGGATCCGGCGCGACGATCTTGCGCACCTCCTCGACCCCGCTCTTTTCGAACGCGAGCACGTAGTCCCCCACCACGAGGTCCGGGTTGAGGGTGTGCTCCGTCTTCGCGTCCAGCCTGGCGTGGTAGATGCCCGGCGGCAGCACGTCGATGTAGTCGATGTTCTCGCCGAACTCCTTGTGCTCTTTGCGTCCCACGCTTCCCGACACGAAGATGCCGAGGTGGCCGACGCTCTCGTGCAGGGCGTAGACGATGGTCTGGCCGTGCGCCTTTACGTCGGCGTCGTCGCGATAGAGGTCGATGATCCAGCCGAGCGCCTGGGGCGGCGGCGTGATGTTGTCGCCCATCGAGCAGAACACGACGATGGGCGAGCGGATGTTGCGCAGGTCCAGGCGGATGCCGTCGGAGGTGATCAGTTCCGCCGTCGCCAGGCGATTCCCGACGAACAGGTTGTCGACGAGCCACTGCATCTCGACGTCGCTCAGGAAGACGTACCCGCCCCAGTACTGCTCGAAGCCGAGATAGCGCTCGGCCTCCGTATCCACCTTGGCGTACAGGTCGTACTGCTTGGTCCACAGGGTATTGGCGGGATTGAGGT
This window of the Acidobacteriota bacterium genome carries:
- a CDS encoding DUF3141 domain-containing protein, which produces MSTDETKPIHFNPLELGGWRLAQAATEYAVDAWQRGALYADVMRRRGNQYQEHLREAVPHVLDFPFEPVMSGRDLERPVNYWLVRILLSEDVTTDPRKRPFVVLDPRAGHGPGIGGFKADSEVGVALRAGHPCYFVGFLPDPVPGQTVEDVMRAEAAFLERVIALHPESEGRPVVIGNCQAGWQVLMTAAMRPELFGPIIVPGTPLSYWAGWRGKNPMRYAGGLLGGSWLTALTSDLGAGRFDGAWLVANFENLNPANTLWTKQYDLYAKVDTEAERYLGFEQYWGGYVFLSDVEMQWLVDNLFVGNRLATAELITSDGIRLDLRNIRSPIVVFCSMGDNITPPPQALGWIIDLYRDDADVKAHGQTIVYALHESVGHLGIFVSGSVGRKEHKEFGENIDYIDVLPPGIYHARLDAKTEHTLNPDLVVGDYVLAFEKSGVEEVRKIVAPDPESDRRFAAAARISEMNLGLYRTFLQPLVRAAVTPHWAESLQRLHPLRLSYELMSDASPLSGPIAKGADKVRENRAPASAANPFLQLQEMFSETVARSLDQWRMIRDDACEKTFEAIYGSPWIQALAGLNADDGAAPRPHPGVTPEHREYVAREVERLRASLAEGGAVEAGLRAIGFITRSRGEVDERGFNILRKFREVHCCRILPLSDYKQMVRQQALLMDLDEDAAVAAIPALLEQADPADIRDVAAIVEEAVAASAEQTPEERQRLEQMQALFEAAARSPKEARASSAGAVAGSDGRRK